A window of Desulforegulaceae bacterium contains these coding sequences:
- a CDS encoding methyltransferase has protein sequence MPGSPKENDKIIDIGTGCGIIPISIAYKNKNTNLEIYGIELQNSLADLARKNIKENKLDNKISILNKDFTKISQSNTKGPCDIAISNPPYQKPGAGRINPMSEKAIARHEIKLTLQTLLEKTKSILKNKGKFFIIYPARRASELIYEMEKIKITPKKLRFVHSFEKTDAVMVICQGVSNSGSGVKILPPLYIYKSRGIYTNEVLKMLK, from the coding sequence ATCCCAGGTTCCCCAAAAGAAAACGATAAAATCATTGATATTGGAACAGGTTGTGGAATAATTCCAATTTCAATTGCCTATAAAAACAAAAATACAAACCTTGAAATCTATGGGATAGAGCTCCAAAATTCATTGGCAGATTTAGCAAGAAAAAATATTAAAGAAAATAAGCTTGATAATAAAATTTCAATTTTAAATAAAGATTTTACAAAAATTTCCCAAAGCAATACCAAAGGTCCCTGCGATATTGCAATTTCAAATCCTCCCTACCAAAAACCAGGTGCTGGAAGAATTAATCCAATGTCTGAAAAAGCAATTGCCCGCCATGAAATTAAACTAACCCTTCAAACCCTTCTTGAAAAAACCAAATCTATTTTAAAAAACAAAGGAAAGTTTTTTATAATCTACCCTGCAAGAAGGGCTTCAGAGCTGATTTATGAAATGGAAAAAATTAAAATAACTCCAAAAAAACTAAGGTTTGTTCATTCTTTTGAAAAAACAGATGCTGTGATGGTTATTTGTCAGGGAGTTTCAAATTCAGGCTCTGGGGTTAAAATTCTGCCTCCTTTATATATTTATAAAAGCAGGGGGATTTATACAAATGAAGTTTTAAAAATGCTTAAATAA
- a CDS encoding DUF721 domain-containing protein, with amino-acid sequence MKNFKKRAKNKRFSHIKSLIENLVDPIVFDDNAFKEITGIWPSFEDWISLNSTPISLRNGTLNVKVPGSAFIQELQFSKDQIISHLNSHLKEDKIKDIKFKQ; translated from the coding sequence ATGAAAAATTTTAAGAAAAGAGCTAAAAACAAAAGATTTTCACATATTAAGTCCCTGATTGAAAATCTTGTAGACCCCATTGTTTTTGATGATAATGCTTTTAAGGAAATCACCGGTATTTGGCCGTCTTTTGAAGATTGGATAAGCTTGAACTCCACTCCCATTTCCTTAAGAAACGGGACTTTAAATGTAAAAGTACCTGGCTCTGCATTTATTCAGGAGCTTCAATTCTCCAAAGATCAAATTATATCTCATTTAAACAGCCATCTTAAAGAAGATAAGATAAAAGATATAAAGTTCAAGCAATAA
- the hflK gene encoding FtsH protease activity modulator HflK encodes MNWDWDKLREQQKKQQNYSQGPGGGGSGLPPMDDFVNFFKGKKMSGGVILAVIVVFLLIFGKSMFFTIDTSEVGIVQRFGQYDRTVYPGLNFKLPAGVEKVVKVKIKRVFKEEFGFTTLSTGQTSSIISSQDGSDIDNVSLMLTGDLNVALVPWIVQFRVKDPYKYLFKIHDARQVLRDLSESTMRLVVGDRSINEVISKREEIAIQAMENLQQALDGADSGIDIVTIEMKRTNVPEPVQPSFNQVNQATQEKEEMIYNAQKDYNKAIPTAIGEAEREIRQAEGYSLNRINRAKGDAQRFTSIYAEYKDAKDITKRRLYLEMLNELIPKMREKYIIDEDQGNILPFLNLGSSNK; translated from the coding sequence ATGAACTGGGATTGGGACAAGCTGAGAGAACAGCAAAAAAAACAACAGAATTATAGTCAGGGTCCGGGCGGAGGAGGAAGTGGACTTCCTCCAATGGATGATTTTGTAAATTTCTTTAAAGGAAAAAAAATGTCAGGAGGAGTTATTCTGGCAGTAATTGTTGTTTTTCTTCTTATCTTTGGTAAAAGCATGTTTTTTACAATTGATACTTCTGAAGTAGGTATTGTTCAAAGATTTGGACAATATGACAGAACTGTTTATCCAGGTCTTAACTTCAAGCTTCCAGCAGGAGTTGAAAAAGTAGTAAAAGTTAAGATTAAAAGGGTATTCAAGGAGGAATTTGGGTTTACAACACTTAGTACAGGGCAGACAAGTAGCATAATCTCCAGTCAGGATGGAAGTGATATAGATAATGTTTCTCTCATGCTCACAGGAGACCTTAATGTTGCCCTTGTTCCCTGGATTGTTCAGTTTAGGGTAAAAGATCCTTATAAATATCTTTTTAAAATTCATGATGCAAGACAGGTTTTAAGGGATCTTTCTGAAAGTACAATGAGGCTTGTTGTTGGAGACAGAAGTATAAACGAAGTAATTTCAAAGCGTGAGGAAATTGCTATCCAGGCAATGGAAAATCTTCAGCAAGCTCTTGATGGTGCCGACTCAGGAATTGATATTGTAACAATAGAAATGAAAAGAACAAACGTTCCAGAACCTGTTCAGCCTTCTTTTAACCAGGTTAACCAGGCAACCCAGGAAAAGGAAGAAATGATTTATAATGCTCAGAAAGATTATAACAAAGCAATTCCTACTGCAATAGGTGAAGCTGAAAGAGAAATAAGACAGGCTGAAGGTTATTCTTTGAATAGAATAAACAGAGCAAAGGGTGATGCTCAGAGATTTACATCTATTTATGCAGAATACAAAGATGCCAAGGATATAACTAAAAGAAGACTTTATCTTGAAATGCTAAATGAGCTTATTCCAAAAATGCGGGAAAAATATATAATTGACGAAGATCAAGGAAACATTCTTCCCTTTTTGAATTTGGGCAGTTCCAATAAATAA
- the hflC gene encoding protease modulator HflC, with the protein MKKNFITAAMFIIIFVAGFLGYNSAYIVDETEQVVITQFGRVIGETIYEPGLKFKLPFVQKAMFFKKNLQHWNGDKGQIPTEDKTYIWVDSFAFWKISDPVKYYQSVGTRQAAISRLDDILDAAVRNAVTSNPLVETVRWTNRELDLDTGSERKSSFEIKTGRKKIEELILISAQPKLDEFGIELVEVQFKRINYVSDVRTSVYKRMIAERNQIAEKFRSEGRGKSAEIMGKKEKELKRITSEAYQKAQALKGEADAEVTKIFAKAYGLDPEFYSFTESLDIYKDKLAQGDTKFVFSTNSDFLKYLKGVNK; encoded by the coding sequence ATGAAGAAAAATTTCATTACAGCGGCAATGTTTATTATAATTTTTGTGGCAGGATTTCTCGGGTATAATTCTGCTTATATCGTAGATGAAACAGAGCAGGTGGTAATAACCCAGTTTGGTAGGGTTATTGGCGAAACAATTTATGAGCCAGGACTTAAATTTAAGCTTCCTTTTGTACAAAAAGCAATGTTTTTCAAAAAAAATCTTCAGCATTGGAATGGAGATAAAGGTCAGATTCCAACTGAAGACAAAACCTATATTTGGGTAGACAGTTTTGCATTTTGGAAAATCAGTGATCCTGTAAAATACTATCAGAGTGTGGGAACAAGACAGGCAGCTATTTCAAGGCTTGATGATATTCTTGATGCTGCAGTTAGAAACGCAGTTACCTCAAATCCCCTTGTTGAAACAGTAAGATGGACCAATAGAGAACTTGATTTAGATACAGGTTCTGAAAGAAAGTCTTCTTTTGAAATAAAGACAGGTAGAAAAAAAATAGAGGAATTAATTCTCATAAGTGCGCAACCAAAACTTGATGAGTTTGGAATAGAACTTGTTGAGGTACAATTTAAAAGAATTAACTATGTAAGTGACGTTAGAACTTCTGTTTACAAAAGAATGATTGCAGAAAGAAATCAGATAGCTGAGAAGTTCAGATCTGAAGGTCGTGGTAAGTCTGCTGAAATAATGGGTAAAAAGGAAAAGGAACTTAAAAGAATTACTTCTGAAGCCTATCAAAAAGCACAGGCACTTAAAGGTGAGGCAGATGCTGAAGTAACCAAAATATTTGCCAAGGCTTATGGTCTTGATCCTGAATTTTACTCATTTACAGAAAGTCTTGATATTTATAAAGACAAGCTTGCTCAAGGTGATACAAAGTTTGTTTTTTCAACAAACTCAGACTTTTTAAAATATCTTAAAGGTGTAAATAAGTAA
- a CDS encoding aurora kinase A-interacting protein, giving the protein MGSVIKKRRKKMSKHKHRKQLARTRHQRKK; this is encoded by the coding sequence TTGGGCAGCGTAATCAAAAAAAGACGTAAAAAAATGAGCAAACATAAACATAGAAAACAACTTGCTCGTACACGCCATCAACGTAAGAAATAA
- a CDS encoding ABC transporter substrate-binding protein, whose translation MKKFFIICLIILTTSTAFSFERILPMAPNLVEVVYALKKGDLVCGVPLFTDYPKEALEKTIVGGFLNPSFEKILKLSPDLILVQGEFKTMEKFANKYEIELLRVNMDSLETIYSGILKIGEKLSCESEAFELIEKIKYNLKLEKDIKFKKVFLCVGRLSNSPRQISTTGNKSFLSEILHLSGGNNIFLDINKNYLIVSKEEILKRRPEIIIDLLPGENLTPEKTQEIKQMWKQLFPKNFIKDENIHILTDKRLLIPGPGIVKIGNLFKNIIKSTP comes from the coding sequence ATGAAAAAATTTTTTATTATTTGTTTAATTATATTAACTACTTCTACTGCTTTTTCCTTTGAAAGAATTCTTCCCATGGCTCCTAATTTGGTAGAAGTTGTTTATGCTTTAAAAAAAGGAGATTTAGTTTGCGGAGTTCCTCTTTTTACTGATTATCCCAAAGAAGCACTTGAAAAAACTATAGTTGGAGGATTTTTAAATCCCTCATTTGAAAAAATTTTAAAGCTTTCTCCTGACCTTATTCTTGTTCAGGGAGAATTTAAAACCATGGAAAAGTTTGCCAATAAATATGAAATAGAATTGTTAAGGGTAAATATGGACAGCCTTGAAACAATATATTCAGGGATTTTAAAAATAGGGGAAAAACTTTCCTGTGAAAGTGAGGCCTTTGAACTTATTGAGAAAATAAAATATAATTTAAAGCTTGAAAAAGATATAAAATTTAAAAAAGTATTTTTATGCGTTGGACGATTAAGCAATTCTCCAAGGCAGATTTCAACAACTGGAAATAAAAGCTTTTTATCTGAAATTTTACACCTTTCAGGAGGTAACAATATTTTTTTGGATATAAACAAAAATTATTTAATTGTTTCAAAGGAAGAGATTTTAAAACGAAGACCTGAAATAATTATAGACCTTCTTCCAGGGGAAAATCTAACTCCTGAAAAAACACAGGAAATAAAACAAATGTGGAAACAACTTTTCCCTAAAAACTTTATTAAAGATGAAAACATTCATATTTTAACAGATAAAAGACTTCTTATTCCAGGACCTGGGATTGTTAAAATAGGAAATCTTTTTAAAAATATTATTAAGAGCACCCCATGA
- a CDS encoding ABC transporter ATP-binding protein, translated as MNNGFYIKNLEFFYKGHNFFFNAEEIIIEKNKFVSIIGPNGSGKSTFLKLLSGHEKNFKGEISLYKKNIKNIKRLDFAKFCALLPQECDRGENYKVFDIVMMGRYPHQNKKDYSFKKEKEIVLLSLKEAGALEFKNRYFSSLSGGEKKRVLIASVIAQETDFLLLDEPSSSLDISGQAEIFSLLKNLKNQGRGVVVATHNINLASFFSDHIILFEKGKILKKGTPAQVIKEKYLKKAYGENISIIDNPQINNMKIVLPKTKGEII; from the coding sequence ATGAATAATGGATTTTATATAAAAAATTTAGAATTTTTTTATAAAGGCCACAATTTTTTTTTCAATGCAGAAGAAATTATTATTGAAAAAAACAAGTTTGTATCAATAATAGGGCCAAACGGGAGTGGGAAATCAACTTTTTTAAAGCTTTTGTCAGGTCATGAAAAAAACTTTAAAGGTGAAATTTCTCTTTATAAAAAAAATATAAAAAATATAAAAAGACTTGATTTTGCAAAGTTTTGTGCACTTCTTCCCCAGGAGTGCGATAGGGGAGAAAATTATAAAGTTTTTGATATTGTTATGATGGGAAGATATCCCCATCAAAATAAAAAAGATTATAGTTTTAAAAAAGAAAAAGAAATTGTTCTTTTATCTTTAAAAGAAGCAGGGGCTCTTGAATTTAAAAATCGCTATTTTTCTTCACTTTCAGGAGGTGAAAAAAAACGGGTTTTAATTGCATCAGTAATTGCCCAGGAAACTGATTTTCTTCTTCTTGATGAACCTTCATCAAGTCTTGATATTTCTGGACAGGCAGAAATTTTTTCCCTTTTAAAAAATCTAAAAAATCAGGGCAGGGGTGTTGTTGTTGCAACCCACAATATTAATCTGGCATCTTTTTTTTCAGATCATATAATTCTTTTTGAAAAGGGAAAAATTCTTAAAAAAGGAACTCCAGCCCAGGTAATAAAAGAAAAATACCTTAAAAAAGCCTATGGAGAAAATATCTCCATTATTGATAATCCTCAAATCAATAATATGAAAATAGTTCTTCCTAAAACAAAAGGAGAAATAATTTAA
- a CDS encoding iron ABC transporter permease translates to MTPLKNKTHLLFYFGIFLLSGLTSPFFGSSEISLKEIITNPEGADFLILFYQRIPRIITGLLCGAGLGVTGACLQVVLKNPLAEPYVLGISGISSLFLSFSIIVLNGLIPSGIASLTGALLAVFIIDFSFRAFKSDSDSTILAGVSLNILSASLIMFLKYFASPNKLVAVERWFMGNLDVIGYDNLIWLFLICFSGILLVFFKAEELNIMGFDVNLAVSRGINPVKIRRIIYFATGLITAGVVWIAGPVGFVGLIIPHIVKSISGNEMKTVILGSAFLGGGFLVLCDIFSRILIAPAELPVGIITSISGAPVFLYILFRMKKK, encoded by the coding sequence ATGACTCCTTTAAAAAACAAAACCCATCTTTTATTTTATTTTGGCATATTTCTTTTATCAGGATTAACTTCACCTTTTTTTGGCTCTTCAGAAATTTCATTAAAAGAAATAATAACAAACCCTGAAGGAGCTGATTTTCTAATTCTTTTTTATCAAAGAATTCCTAGAATTATAACAGGGCTTTTATGCGGAGCAGGGCTTGGAGTTACAGGAGCCTGTCTTCAGGTTGTTTTAAAAAACCCTCTTGCAGAACCCTATGTCCTTGGTATTTCGGGGATAAGTTCACTTTTTTTGAGTTTTTCAATTATTGTTTTAAACGGGCTTATACCTTCTGGGATAGCATCTTTAACCGGAGCTCTTTTAGCTGTTTTTATAATTGATTTTTCCTTTAGGGCATTTAAGTCAGATTCCGATTCCACAATCCTTGCAGGTGTAAGTTTAAATATTTTATCAGCTTCTTTAATTATGTTTTTAAAGTATTTTGCTTCTCCAAATAAGCTTGTAGCTGTTGAACGATGGTTTATGGGAAACCTTGATGTTATTGGATATGACAATTTAATCTGGCTTTTTTTAATTTGTTTTTCAGGGATTTTATTGGTTTTTTTCAAAGCTGAAGAATTAAATATAATGGGCTTTGATGTAAATTTAGCAGTTTCAAGGGGAATAAACCCAGTAAAAATAAGAAGAATTATTTATTTTGCCACAGGTTTAATAACTGCTGGAGTTGTTTGGATAGCTGGTCCTGTTGGCTTTGTGGGGTTAATAATTCCACACATTGTAAAAAGTATTTCAGGAAATGAAATGAAAACCGTAATTTTGGGAAGTGCTTTTCTTGGCGGCGGTTTTTTAGTTTTATGTGATATTTTTTCAAGGATTTTAATTGCTCCAGCAGAACTTCCTGTTGGGATTATCACCTCAATAAGCGGAGCACCTGTTTTTTTGTATATTTTGTTTAGGATGAAAAAAAAATAA
- a CDS encoding DUF4465 domain-containing protein: MKKFTLILISLLLFGFKPGFAGDVCTFESFFTEDDIHFESTEVKNFKSQDFTFSYEGTDWEGGMFSWTGFAWSSHRDTFTKSFENQYSAITKYGYDKSDVYCIAYPNSEDFILLDEESEISGFYVTNTTYAYYSMLEGDGFAKRFGGDSGADSDFFKLTIEGYNNSNSKTGEVHFYLADYRFADNSKDYIVDDWEWVDLSSLGKVKKLKFSLSSSDEGDFGMNTPGYFAMDNLNGKVSSSSDSDNFISCFISGLEIPGELNKKNIFFFAFVSLFLLFVSIKREKNED; the protein is encoded by the coding sequence ATGAAAAAATTTACACTTATTTTAATTAGTTTACTTTTATTTGGTTTTAAGCCTGGTTTTGCAGGGGATGTTTGTACTTTTGAATCTTTTTTTACAGAAGACGACATTCATTTTGAGTCCACAGAAGTTAAAAATTTCAAATCACAGGATTTTACTTTTTCCTATGAAGGTACAGACTGGGAAGGAGGAATGTTTTCATGGACAGGTTTTGCCTGGTCATCTCACAGGGACACTTTTACTAAAAGTTTTGAAAATCAGTATAGTGCAATAACAAAATATGGTTACGATAAAAGTGATGTTTATTGTATTGCATATCCAAATAGTGAAGATTTTATTTTACTGGATGAAGAATCTGAAATTTCAGGGTTTTATGTGACAAATACAACTTATGCATATTATTCAATGCTTGAAGGTGATGGTTTTGCAAAAAGATTTGGAGGTGATTCAGGAGCTGACTCAGATTTTTTCAAACTTACTATTGAAGGCTATAATAATTCTAATTCAAAAACAGGTGAAGTCCATTTTTATCTTGCTGATTACAGATTTGCTGATAATTCAAAAGACTATATTGTTGATGATTGGGAATGGGTTGATTTGTCTTCCCTTGGAAAGGTTAAAAAGCTTAAGTTTTCACTTTCTTCATCAGATGAAGGTGATTTTGGAATGAATACACCCGGATATTTTGCAATGGATAATTTAAACGGGAAAGTTTCTTCGAGTTCAGATAGTGATAATTTTATATCATGTTTTATTTCAGGGCTGGAAATTCCCGGTGAATTAAATAAAAAAAATATTTTCTTTTTTGCTTTTGTTTCATTGTTTTTACTTTTTGTATCCATAAAAAGAGAGAAAAATGAAGATTAA
- a CDS encoding TonB-dependent receptor plug domain-containing protein translates to MKIKLLIFNLILFFPLICFAKVPSLFLDEIIVEEKALFESDKKSGLNTIITREEIERRGYVSLFNLLEKENSISIRSDSGSEKFSVIDLRGMGEASGSNVLILVDGEIINSSDMAGADLNDIPAHLIESVEIIRGSGGVLNGGGAVSGVIKIKTIEPQKDQAVFNFNYGSYNTSEKSLFLSHKDKVQALSLSSVFYDTDGYRDNGFYEKSNALVKYENNYLDSMKFNLTGFVLKDKYGLPGAVSIDNSDDENQRKKTNFPFDNGSTHRKKIGFGLTKDFYKYGSVNISRGYSYKDNDYLMGYSPLIEIQDQTDSISSVSKDLRISYNFDKGDFSLVSGFDWFFDDYIRRSQVQNERKNGQLDSKDIYLAGFLKKEKFKLNLGFRYSSSSSKFRNDELKNGRGIKGDLLKEDYNNNAAEFGITYLPFDLPLELFALFSKSFRNPNIDELGFSSGSLRPQKSFNYETGLRFFPSYFFRAEASFFYLKTNDEIYYGEDKSGGRFNKNYGDSTIRKGIDLNLKFNLSTKLYASTGISLISAEFEDSGEEIPLVSDFNYFAFIEYEPFENFFATLDYSYFASKNQGSDLRGDLEEIPSYNTTDLSLRYKIKNLSVFVKVKNIFNEKYFTSAYENSCYPMAERNFISGIKLEF, encoded by the coding sequence ATGAAGATTAAACTTTTAATTTTTAATTTAATTTTATTTTTCCCTTTAATTTGCTTTGCCAAGGTTCCCAGCCTTTTTCTTGACGAAATTATTGTTGAGGAAAAGGCTTTATTTGAGTCTGATAAAAAATCAGGTCTTAATACCATAATTACAAGGGAAGAAATTGAAAGAAGGGGATATGTTTCTCTTTTTAATCTTCTTGAAAAGGAAAACTCAATTTCCATAAGATCTGATTCAGGCTCAGAAAAATTTTCTGTTATTGATTTACGGGGAATGGGTGAAGCTTCAGGTTCCAATGTTTTAATTTTAGTGGATGGAGAAATAATCAATTCTTCAGATATGGCAGGGGCTGATTTAAATGATATTCCTGCCCATCTTATAGAGTCTGTTGAAATTATAAGGGGAAGCGGAGGAGTTTTAAATGGAGGCGGTGCTGTTTCCGGCGTGATTAAAATAAAAACAATTGAACCCCAAAAAGATCAAGCTGTTTTTAATTTTAATTATGGCTCTTATAATACATCTGAAAAATCCCTTTTTCTTTCACACAAAGATAAAGTTCAGGCTTTGTCTTTAAGCTCAGTTTTTTATGACACAGATGGTTATAGGGATAATGGTTTTTATGAAAAATCCAATGCTTTGGTTAAATATGAAAATAACTACTTAGATTCAATGAAGTTTAATTTAACTGGTTTTGTTTTAAAAGATAAATACGGTCTTCCAGGAGCTGTTTCAATAGATAATTCAGATGATGAAAATCAAAGAAAAAAAACCAATTTTCCCTTTGATAATGGTTCAACCCATAGAAAAAAAATAGGATTTGGGCTTACAAAAGATTTTTATAAGTACGGAAGTGTAAACATCTCAAGGGGATATTCCTATAAAGATAATGACTATTTAATGGGATATTCTCCCCTTATTGAAATACAAGATCAGACTGACTCAATTTCATCTGTTTCCAAGGATTTAAGAATTTCTTATAATTTTGACAAGGGTGATTTTTCTTTGGTTTCAGGTTTTGACTGGTTTTTTGATGATTATATAAGAAGATCCCAAGTTCAAAATGAAAGAAAAAATGGGCAGCTTGATTCAAAGGATATTTATTTGGCTGGGTTTTTAAAAAAAGAAAAATTTAAACTTAATTTGGGATTTAGATATTCTTCTTCAAGCTCAAAATTTCGTAATGATGAGCTTAAAAATGGAAGAGGAATTAAAGGAGATCTTTTAAAAGAAGATTATAATAATAATGCTGCAGAATTTGGAATAACCTATTTACCTTTTGATTTACCTTTGGAATTGTTTGCCTTGTTTTCAAAGTCTTTTAGAAATCCAAATATAGATGAGCTTGGGTTTTCTTCGGGAAGTTTAAGACCCCAAAAATCATTTAATTATGAAACAGGATTAAGGTTTTTTCCTTCTTATTTTTTCAGAGCAGAAGCTTCCTTTTTTTATTTGAAAACAAATGATGAAATTTATTATGGAGAAGATAAAAGCGGAGGAAGATTTAATAAAAATTATGGAGATTCTACCATAAGAAAAGGAATTGATTTAAATTTAAAATTTAATTTATCAACTAAACTTTATGCTTCTACAGGAATAAGTTTAATCAGTGCAGAGTTTGAAGATTCAGGAGAAGAAATTCCCCTTGTATCTGACTTTAATTACTTTGCCTTTATTGAATATGAGCCCTTTGAAAATTTTTTTGCTACCCTTGATTATTCATATTTTGCCTCAAAAAACCAAGGCTCTGATTTAAGGGGAGATTTGGAAGAAATTCCCTCATACAATACAACAGACCTTTCTTTAAGATATAAAATTAAAAATTTATCAGTTTTTGTAAAAGTAAAAAATATTTTCAATGAAAAATATTTTACTTCAGCCTATGAAAATTCTTGTTACCCCATGGCTGAAAGAAATTTTATATCTGGAATTAAACTGGAGTTTTAA